A genomic stretch from Lathyrus oleraceus cultivar Zhongwan6 chromosome 2, CAAS_Psat_ZW6_1.0, whole genome shotgun sequence includes:
- the LOC127119315 gene encoding type 2 DNA topoisomerase 6 subunit B-like isoform X3 → MEFSSVQKLCFHLISSAYQRCRLSEQICRLSVGLTCSSSLDPSLKISISDTGIGSSLEEFQEMRVSFTNVADNWDGMLSIKTTGISDSEIHNYQINLKESGSSRITKLPSDTKNGAKFSGSEVCLSSFVNPDLLLAEIHNLLQKNVAIQLVAEDSDVPESRYEKVFLANTSEQLTVSTSSLEHLKSGLRDYVLKHGNNLSDHCNSCFTSWYIRNLTEELKVGSGVACSTENRLHTELVMEAVLAISNMSTQNTTCIREYGDKTEVLYFKDFSPSTMSQSSMKALKSIDWKRYGLHLGRIVEQDGIALLEWENLPTDTHIDIVLHSYLKQTVIPAPNKRSQLDRSLVKRAIKFSLDDLKAKHSGDFLSSRALQIRNYAPDLAQTIAGLILSSSDLNFQRECFSLLGLQSQDVGTEIMQNSIKEKIVSVIEMNDKDPDKSKEIAPFLFEEDDHIQEELEAEFQESYLSPLDLDIDMF, encoded by the exons ATGGAGTTTTCTTCAGTTCAGAAGCTTTGCTTTCAT TTAATTTCTTCAGCATATCAGAGATGCCGATTATCCGAACAGATTTGCAGACTCTCAGTTGGTCTCACTTGCTCTTCATCTTTAGATCCTTCTCTTAAAATTTCAA TATCTGATACTGGCATAGGGAGCAGCTTAGAGGAATTTCAAGAAATGAGGGTTTCTTTCACAAATGTTGCTGACAATTGGG ATGGAATGCTTTCTATCAAAACCACCG GTATCAGTGATAGTGAGATACATAATTATCAGATAAATCTGAAAGAAAGTGGTTCCTCCAGAATAACTAAACTACCTTCGGATACAAAAAATGGTGCAAAATTCAG TGGTAGTGAAGTTTGCCTTTCTTCTTTTGTTAACCCTGATCTCTTGCTGGCTGAAATTCATAACCTCCTACAGAAG AATGTTGCAATTCAATTAGTAGCAGAAGATAGCGATGTGCCTGAATCACGATATGAAAAGGTTTTTCTTGCAAATACCTCTGAGCAGTTAACAGTCTCAACGTCAAGTCTTGAACATCTTAAGTCAGGCCTCCGAGACTATGTACTTAAGCATGGAAATAACTTAAGTGACCACTGCAACTCTTGCTTCACAAGTTGGTACATTCGCAATCTCAC GGAGGAGCTCAAAGTTGGCAGTGGAGTGGCTTGCAGCACTGAAAACCGTCTACACACTGAACTGGTGATGGAAGCGGTCTTAGCAATAAGTAATATGTCAACTCAAAACACTACGTGCATCAGAGAATATGGTGACAAAACAGAG GTTTTGTATTTCAAGGACTTTTCACCAAGCACAATGTCTCAATCATCTATGAAGGCATTGAAAAGCATTGACTGGAAAAGATATGGTTTACATTTAGGGCGTATAGTAGAGCAAGATGGCATAGCATTACTAGAATGGGAAAACCTCCCTACTGATACTCACATTGATATTGTCCTCCACTCATATCTAAAACA GACCGTGATACCTGCGCCAAATAAAAGGTCTCAACTTGATAGAAGTCTTGTTAAAAGAGCTATTAAATTTTCTCTGGATGACTTGAAGGCTAAGCATTCCGGGGATTTTCTTAGTTCGCGTGCCCTCCAG ATTCGCAATTATGCCCCTGATCTCGCTCAAACAATTGCTGGACTGATCTTGTCTTCCAGTGACTTAAATTTTCAGAGAGAATGTTTTTCACTACTTGGCTTACAGTCTCAAGATGTTGGAACTGAAATCATGCAAAACAGTATCAAGGAAAAGATTGTTTCAGTTATAGAGATGAACGACAAGGATCCTGACAAATCTAAAGAAATTGCCCCTTTCCTTTTCGAGGAGGATGATCATATCCAGGAGGAACTGGAAGCAGAGTTTCAAGAAAGCTATTTAAGCCCCTTGGACCTGGACATCGATATGTTTTAA
- the LOC127119315 gene encoding type 2 DNA topoisomerase 6 subunit B-like isoform X4 gives MRLISSAYQRCRLSEQICRLSVGLTCSSSLDPSLKISISDTGIGSSLEEFQEMRVSFTNVADNWDGMLSIKTTGISDSEIHNYQINLKESGSSRITKLPSDTKNGAKFSGSEVCLSSFVNPDLLLAEIHNLLQKMLILNIPNVAIQLVAEDSDVPESRYEKVFLANTSEQLTVSTSSLEHLKSGLRDYVLKHGNNLSDHCNSCFTSWYIRNLTEELKVGSGVACSTENRLHTELVMEAVLAISNMSTQNTTCIREYGDKTEVLYFKDFSPSTMSQSSMKALKSIDWKRYGLHLGRIVEQDGIALLEWENLPTDTHIDIVLHSYLKQTVIPAPNKRSQLDRSLVKRAIKFSLDDLKAKHSGDFLSSRALQIRNYAPDLAQTIAGLILSSSDLNFQRECFSLLGLQSQDVGTEIMQNSIKEKIVSVIEMNDKDPDKSKEIAPFLFEEDDHIQEELEAEFQESYLSPLDLDIDMF, from the exons ATGCGA TTAATTTCTTCAGCATATCAGAGATGCCGATTATCCGAACAGATTTGCAGACTCTCAGTTGGTCTCACTTGCTCTTCATCTTTAGATCCTTCTCTTAAAATTTCAA TATCTGATACTGGCATAGGGAGCAGCTTAGAGGAATTTCAAGAAATGAGGGTTTCTTTCACAAATGTTGCTGACAATTGGG ATGGAATGCTTTCTATCAAAACCACCG GTATCAGTGATAGTGAGATACATAATTATCAGATAAATCTGAAAGAAAGTGGTTCCTCCAGAATAACTAAACTACCTTCGGATACAAAAAATGGTGCAAAATTCAG TGGTAGTGAAGTTTGCCTTTCTTCTTTTGTTAACCCTGATCTCTTGCTGGCTGAAATTCATAACCTCCTACAGAAG ATGTTAATTCTAAATATTCCT AATGTTGCAATTCAATTAGTAGCAGAAGATAGCGATGTGCCTGAATCACGATATGAAAAGGTTTTTCTTGCAAATACCTCTGAGCAGTTAACAGTCTCAACGTCAAGTCTTGAACATCTTAAGTCAGGCCTCCGAGACTATGTACTTAAGCATGGAAATAACTTAAGTGACCACTGCAACTCTTGCTTCACAAGTTGGTACATTCGCAATCTCAC GGAGGAGCTCAAAGTTGGCAGTGGAGTGGCTTGCAGCACTGAAAACCGTCTACACACTGAACTGGTGATGGAAGCGGTCTTAGCAATAAGTAATATGTCAACTCAAAACACTACGTGCATCAGAGAATATGGTGACAAAACAGAG GTTTTGTATTTCAAGGACTTTTCACCAAGCACAATGTCTCAATCATCTATGAAGGCATTGAAAAGCATTGACTGGAAAAGATATGGTTTACATTTAGGGCGTATAGTAGAGCAAGATGGCATAGCATTACTAGAATGGGAAAACCTCCCTACTGATACTCACATTGATATTGTCCTCCACTCATATCTAAAACA GACCGTGATACCTGCGCCAAATAAAAGGTCTCAACTTGATAGAAGTCTTGTTAAAAGAGCTATTAAATTTTCTCTGGATGACTTGAAGGCTAAGCATTCCGGGGATTTTCTTAGTTCGCGTGCCCTCCAG ATTCGCAATTATGCCCCTGATCTCGCTCAAACAATTGCTGGACTGATCTTGTCTTCCAGTGACTTAAATTTTCAGAGAGAATGTTTTTCACTACTTGGCTTACAGTCTCAAGATGTTGGAACTGAAATCATGCAAAACAGTATCAAGGAAAAGATTGTTTCAGTTATAGAGATGAACGACAAGGATCCTGACAAATCTAAAGAAATTGCCCCTTTCCTTTTCGAGGAGGATGATCATATCCAGGAGGAACTGGAAGCAGAGTTTCAAGAAAGCTATTTAAGCCCCTTGGACCTGGACATCGATATGTTTTAA
- the LOC127119315 gene encoding type 2 DNA topoisomerase 6 subunit B-like isoform X1: MEFSSVQKLCFHLISSAYQRCRLSEQICRLSVGLTCSSSLDPSLKISISDTGIGSSLEEFQEMRVSFTNVADNWDGMLSIKTTGISDSEIHNYQINLKESGSSRITKLPSDTKNGAKFSGSEVCLSSFVNPDLLLAEIHNLLQKMLILNIPNVAIQLVAEDSDVPESRYEKVFLANTSEQLTVSTSSLEHLKSGLRDYVLKHGNNLSDHCNSCFTSWYIRNLTEELKVGSGVACSTENRLHTELVMEAVLAISNMSTQNTTCIREYGDKTEVLYFKDFSPSTMSQSSMKALKSIDWKRYGLHLGRIVEQDGIALLEWENLPTDTHIDIVLHSYLKQTVIPAPNKRSQLDRSLVKRAIKFSLDDLKAKHSGDFLSSRALQIRNYAPDLAQTIAGLILSSSDLNFQRECFSLLGLQSQDVGTEIMQNSIKEKIVSVIEMNDKDPDKSKEIAPFLFEEDDHIQEELEAEFQESYLSPLDLDIDMF; this comes from the exons ATGGAGTTTTCTTCAGTTCAGAAGCTTTGCTTTCAT TTAATTTCTTCAGCATATCAGAGATGCCGATTATCCGAACAGATTTGCAGACTCTCAGTTGGTCTCACTTGCTCTTCATCTTTAGATCCTTCTCTTAAAATTTCAA TATCTGATACTGGCATAGGGAGCAGCTTAGAGGAATTTCAAGAAATGAGGGTTTCTTTCACAAATGTTGCTGACAATTGGG ATGGAATGCTTTCTATCAAAACCACCG GTATCAGTGATAGTGAGATACATAATTATCAGATAAATCTGAAAGAAAGTGGTTCCTCCAGAATAACTAAACTACCTTCGGATACAAAAAATGGTGCAAAATTCAG TGGTAGTGAAGTTTGCCTTTCTTCTTTTGTTAACCCTGATCTCTTGCTGGCTGAAATTCATAACCTCCTACAGAAG ATGTTAATTCTAAATATTCCT AATGTTGCAATTCAATTAGTAGCAGAAGATAGCGATGTGCCTGAATCACGATATGAAAAGGTTTTTCTTGCAAATACCTCTGAGCAGTTAACAGTCTCAACGTCAAGTCTTGAACATCTTAAGTCAGGCCTCCGAGACTATGTACTTAAGCATGGAAATAACTTAAGTGACCACTGCAACTCTTGCTTCACAAGTTGGTACATTCGCAATCTCAC GGAGGAGCTCAAAGTTGGCAGTGGAGTGGCTTGCAGCACTGAAAACCGTCTACACACTGAACTGGTGATGGAAGCGGTCTTAGCAATAAGTAATATGTCAACTCAAAACACTACGTGCATCAGAGAATATGGTGACAAAACAGAG GTTTTGTATTTCAAGGACTTTTCACCAAGCACAATGTCTCAATCATCTATGAAGGCATTGAAAAGCATTGACTGGAAAAGATATGGTTTACATTTAGGGCGTATAGTAGAGCAAGATGGCATAGCATTACTAGAATGGGAAAACCTCCCTACTGATACTCACATTGATATTGTCCTCCACTCATATCTAAAACA GACCGTGATACCTGCGCCAAATAAAAGGTCTCAACTTGATAGAAGTCTTGTTAAAAGAGCTATTAAATTTTCTCTGGATGACTTGAAGGCTAAGCATTCCGGGGATTTTCTTAGTTCGCGTGCCCTCCAG ATTCGCAATTATGCCCCTGATCTCGCTCAAACAATTGCTGGACTGATCTTGTCTTCCAGTGACTTAAATTTTCAGAGAGAATGTTTTTCACTACTTGGCTTACAGTCTCAAGATGTTGGAACTGAAATCATGCAAAACAGTATCAAGGAAAAGATTGTTTCAGTTATAGAGATGAACGACAAGGATCCTGACAAATCTAAAGAAATTGCCCCTTTCCTTTTCGAGGAGGATGATCATATCCAGGAGGAACTGGAAGCAGAGTTTCAAGAAAGCTATTTAAGCCCCTTGGACCTGGACATCGATATGTTTTAA
- the LOC127119315 gene encoding type 2 DNA topoisomerase 6 subunit B-like isoform X2: protein MEFSSVQKLCFHLISSAYQRCRLSEQICRLSVGLTCSSSLDPSLKISISDTGIGSSLEEFQEMRVSFTNVADNWDGMLSIKTTGISDSEIHNYQINLKESGSSRITKLPSDTKNGAKFSGSEVCLSSFVNPDLLLAEIHNLLQKMLILNIPNVAIQLVAEDSDVPESRYEKVFLANTSEQLTVSTSSLEHLKSGLRDYVLKHGNNLSDHCNSCFTSWEELKVGSGVACSTENRLHTELVMEAVLAISNMSTQNTTCIREYGDKTEVLYFKDFSPSTMSQSSMKALKSIDWKRYGLHLGRIVEQDGIALLEWENLPTDTHIDIVLHSYLKQTVIPAPNKRSQLDRSLVKRAIKFSLDDLKAKHSGDFLSSRALQIRNYAPDLAQTIAGLILSSSDLNFQRECFSLLGLQSQDVGTEIMQNSIKEKIVSVIEMNDKDPDKSKEIAPFLFEEDDHIQEELEAEFQESYLSPLDLDIDMF from the exons ATGGAGTTTTCTTCAGTTCAGAAGCTTTGCTTTCAT TTAATTTCTTCAGCATATCAGAGATGCCGATTATCCGAACAGATTTGCAGACTCTCAGTTGGTCTCACTTGCTCTTCATCTTTAGATCCTTCTCTTAAAATTTCAA TATCTGATACTGGCATAGGGAGCAGCTTAGAGGAATTTCAAGAAATGAGGGTTTCTTTCACAAATGTTGCTGACAATTGGG ATGGAATGCTTTCTATCAAAACCACCG GTATCAGTGATAGTGAGATACATAATTATCAGATAAATCTGAAAGAAAGTGGTTCCTCCAGAATAACTAAACTACCTTCGGATACAAAAAATGGTGCAAAATTCAG TGGTAGTGAAGTTTGCCTTTCTTCTTTTGTTAACCCTGATCTCTTGCTGGCTGAAATTCATAACCTCCTACAGAAG ATGTTAATTCTAAATATTCCT AATGTTGCAATTCAATTAGTAGCAGAAGATAGCGATGTGCCTGAATCACGATATGAAAAGGTTTTTCTTGCAAATACCTCTGAGCAGTTAACAGTCTCAACGTCAAGTCTTGAACATCTTAAGTCAGGCCTCCGAGACTATGTACTTAAGCATGGAAATAACTTAAGTGACCACTGCAACTCTTGCTTCACAAGTTG GGAGGAGCTCAAAGTTGGCAGTGGAGTGGCTTGCAGCACTGAAAACCGTCTACACACTGAACTGGTGATGGAAGCGGTCTTAGCAATAAGTAATATGTCAACTCAAAACACTACGTGCATCAGAGAATATGGTGACAAAACAGAG GTTTTGTATTTCAAGGACTTTTCACCAAGCACAATGTCTCAATCATCTATGAAGGCATTGAAAAGCATTGACTGGAAAAGATATGGTTTACATTTAGGGCGTATAGTAGAGCAAGATGGCATAGCATTACTAGAATGGGAAAACCTCCCTACTGATACTCACATTGATATTGTCCTCCACTCATATCTAAAACA GACCGTGATACCTGCGCCAAATAAAAGGTCTCAACTTGATAGAAGTCTTGTTAAAAGAGCTATTAAATTTTCTCTGGATGACTTGAAGGCTAAGCATTCCGGGGATTTTCTTAGTTCGCGTGCCCTCCAG ATTCGCAATTATGCCCCTGATCTCGCTCAAACAATTGCTGGACTGATCTTGTCTTCCAGTGACTTAAATTTTCAGAGAGAATGTTTTTCACTACTTGGCTTACAGTCTCAAGATGTTGGAACTGAAATCATGCAAAACAGTATCAAGGAAAAGATTGTTTCAGTTATAGAGATGAACGACAAGGATCCTGACAAATCTAAAGAAATTGCCCCTTTCCTTTTCGAGGAGGATGATCATATCCAGGAGGAACTGGAAGCAGAGTTTCAAGAAAGCTATTTAAGCCCCTTGGACCTGGACATCGATATGTTTTAA
- the LOC127123052 gene encoding uncharacterized protein LOC127123052 yields MCTTAFQLTYGHEVVLPVEIYLQSVRIQRQYEIPSDHYWSMMLDEMVDLDEGRMAALDVLIRQKERVTVAYNNKVKVKTFLIGDLVWKVILHMDRRDKTLGKWCPNWEGPFQIIQAFSNNAYEIEELKADKQILRVNGKYLKRYKPMLQEIRIDKE; encoded by the coding sequence ATGTGTACTACTGCGTTTCAACTGACTTATGGACATGAAGTTGTATTACCTGTTGAAATTTACTTGCAATCAGTTCGAATTCAAAGGCAATATGAGATTCCATCCGACCATTATTGGAGTATGATGTTGGACGAGATGGTCGATTTGGATGAAGGAAGGATGGCAGCGTTGGATGTCTTGATAAGACAAAAAGAGCGAGTCACCGTGGCTTATAATAATAAGGTTAAAGTGAAAACATTTTTGATTGGAGATCTTGTTTGGAAGGTAATATTGCATATGGATCGAAGAGATAAAACTCTAGGCAAATGGTGTCCTAATTGGGAAGGCCCATTTCAGATTATTCAAGCATTTTCGAACAATGCTTATGAAATTGAAGAGTTAAAAGCTGACAAACAAATTCTAAGAGTAAATGGTAAATACCTGAAAAGGTATAAGCCTATGCTACAAGAAATTCGAATTGATAAGGAATAA